The Alosa sapidissima isolate fAloSap1 chromosome 17, fAloSap1.pri, whole genome shotgun sequence DNA segment atgggtgtgtgtgtgttggcaggccGTTATGCTCAGTTGCAGCTGGAGTTCTCCTCGGCTGTCAGGACGAGTTCCGAACAGAAACAGCTGATTCTCAAGCTAGAGCAGGACCTGAGCACTGTCCAGAGTCTCAACATGCCCCGACCGGACgcagaggtacacacacgcacacacacagacacacacacacacacacacacagacacacacacacacacacacacacacacacacacacacacacacacacacacatgcagacacacacacagacacgcacacagacacacacacacacagagacacagacacacacacagacacacacacacacacacacacagacacacacacacacacacacacacacacagagacacacacacagagacacacacacagctggagcAGGATCTCAGTAGCACCCAGAGCAACTTTTTggctcaataataataataataataataataatttctatCATTTAAATGATAAAGACAAAatcattttgttttaaaatatgcatTTTGTAAGGAATACTTTAACTCACTGTTAAACTTAACTtctggtgcactgtcactttaagagcattgtgtttacacattctcataatgatcttttgtCAGCTCCATCCTGGTCCACACATTCTAACATTGTTTATGTCTcatttatagcacaatattaacaactaTAAGTGTAatattaagtaagggataatgtattgtccgccggtaattatcagaaaataagtcctgacagggagaacagaaccccgacgcaCAGCGGaccccgcttattacacggctacttgtcaaaacgagaaaagaaacctaacacaatgaatctttaaaaatgattttgctaccgtttcgtgtcttccactgacaaaataaatagttcgccacacagatagaacttgacagtttcaggtgttgcgtggcaacgtcttactagcttactttccctttcaatgaaattccattgcaataagcgaacggaattcttgcggagggatatgaaagacgttaatcaacccgttgccattgacagcggtgattatatactttgccggtgatttatattgattaacataggcccgaacgttgggaaggtccgattcatgtgaatggaactttctgcagcactctgaagagccgtgtaataagttgATATAAACAGccttcattcctttggaaatagctagacattttctatTTACaatttaaaagtgaattatgggCCTGGCAGCCAGTAGCCACTTAGCTATCTGATTGGAATGtctttcaatcggcatatcatgcgcttcatgtaaatgcttagtttaagggAAACAAGTTATTGAAGACTTccagactcaccagttccatgaCACAAAGGCGAAGACCACTCGTCATATTCTGACTCCATGACCACTCTTCATATTCTGACTCCATGACCACTCGTCATATTCTGACTCCATGACCAGTCGTCATATTCTGACTCCATGACAACTcgtcatattcttgtccattttccaaatcacagtgggTGCAGCAGCCCATGTCAaagtgccctctcacagtttataaatggtcagtagtgggaactactatTGCCTTCATGATTTGCTTTTAAACGTTtcttaaaaaggagatatcgattatcaacaatgacaagccagctggaacctgccgctctctctctccattttgtgCCCGCTCAGACACGTTCCCAATTAAACAGAGTAGCTCAACGTTCAAGTTCCCAATTAAACGGAGTAGCTTAACGTTCAAGTTCCCAATTAAACAGAGTAGCTTAACGTTCAAGTTCCCAATTAAACGGAGTAGGTCAACGTTCAAGTTCCCAATTAAACAGAGTAGCTTAACGTTCAAGTTCcaaattaaatggagtagcataacgttcaagttCCTAATTAAACAAAGTAGTATAACGTTCAAGTTCCCAATTAAACAGAGTAGCTTAACGTTCAAGTTCCAAATTAAACggagtagcataacgttcaagttCCCAATTAAAATAACGTTCAACTTCCCAATTAAAATAACGTTAACGTTCAAGTTCCCAATTAAaataacgttcaagttagatctgttAATGGTAATGTTCAAGTTAGATATCTAAGTCTCACAAAGTATCATcctgctgttttgacattgtaaacattctctaagaagagtgaaaagcagtttgcagtaacggtaaccacaacgtcgtctatcaCAGCAAAAAATATGCTCGGCCTATGATAACTTAATAAAATGCTCAGCTATGATAACTTAATAAAATGCTCAGCTATGATAACTTCATGAAATGCTCAGCTATGATAACTATGCTCAGCTATGATAACTATGCTCAGCTATGATAACTATGCTCAGCTATGATAACTTATGAAATGAAAAACAGTGACATGTCGGTTGGGTCAGTGACGTGTCGGTTGGGTCAGTGACGTGTCGGTTGGGTCAGTGACGTGTTGGTTGGGTCAGTGACGTGTCGGTTGGGTCAGTGGGTTGGGTCAGTGACATGTCGGTTGGGTCAGTGACATGTCGGTTGGGTCAGTGACGTGTCGGTTGGGTCAGTGGGTTGGGTCAGTGACATGTCGGTTGGGTCAGTGACGTGTCGGTTGGgtgctgtgtgcgtgcatcctaatggctgcagtgtgtgtgtgtgtgtgcacggtgtgtgtgcgtcctaatggctgcagtgtgtgtgtgtgtgtgtgtgcgcggtgcGTCCTAatggctgcagtgtgtgtgtgtgcggtgtgcgtGCATCCTAatggctgcagtgtgtgtgtgggtgtgtgtgtgtgcggtgtgcgtGCATCCTAatggctgcagtgtgtgtgtgcggtgcatGTGCGTCCTAatggttgtagtgtgtgtgtgtgtgtgtgtgtgtgtgtgcgtgtgcgtgtgcgtatgcgtatgcGTCCTAatggctgcagtgtgtgtgtttgtgtgtgtgtgtgtgtgtgcgtgtgcgtatgcgtgtgcgtcCTAatggctgcagtgtgtgtgtgtgtgtgtgtgtgcgtgtgcgtcctaatggctgcagtgtgtgtgtgtgtgtgtgcacagtgcgTGTGCGTCCTAatggctgcagtgtgtgtgtgtgtgtgcgtgcgtcctaatggttgtagtgtgtgttgtgtcctgCAGGGGTCAGACCTGACCAGCATGGACATGATCCCTGAGCCAATCAAGGAGGCCACAGCACtcttctcaggtgtgtgtgagtgtgtgggcggGGGGTCCATTGGTAATGCCacttatattgtgtgtgtgtgtacatgtgtgtgtacatgtgtgtgtgtgtgtgtgtgtgcgtgtgtgcatatgggcatgtgtgtgtgtgtgtgtctgtatgcttgcgtacatgtgtgcgtgtgtgtgtgtgtgtgtgtgtgcatctgggtgtgtgcgtgtgtgtgtgtgcatctgggtgtgtgtctgggtgtgtgtgtgtgtgtgtgtgtgtgtgcatctgggtgtgtgtgtgtgtgtgtgcatctgggtgtgtgtgtgtgtgtgtgtgcattctcataatgatcttttgtCAGCTCCATCCTGGTCCACACATTCTAACATTGTTAATGTCAcatttatagcacaatattaacaactaTAAGTCTAATATTAAGTTGATATAAACAGccttcattcctttggaaatagctagacattttctatTTACaatttaaaagtgaattatgggcctggtagccagtatgcttatcatgtgtgtgcatctgggtgtgtgtgtgtgtgtgtgtgcatctgggtgtgtgtgtgtgtgtgtgtgcatctgggtgtgtgtgtgtgtgtgtgtgtgtgtgcatctgggtgtgtgtgtgtgtgtgtgtgtgcatctgggtgtgtgtgtgtgtgtgtgtgtgtgtgtgtgtgcatctgggtgtgtgtgtgtgtgtgtgcatctgggtgtgtgtgtgtgtgtgtgtgtgcatctgggtgtgtgtgtgtgtgtgtgtgtgtgtgtgtgtgcatctgggtgtgtgtgtgtgtgtgtgcatctgggtgtgtgtgtgtgtgtgtgtgtgcatctgggtgtctgggtgtgtgtgtgtgtgtgcatctgtgtgtgtgtgtgtgtgtgtgtgtgtgtgtgcatctctgtgtgtgtgtgtgtgtgtgtgtgtgtgtgtgtgtgtgtgtgtgtgtgtgtgtgtgtgcatctgtgtgtgtgtgtgtgtgtgtgtgtgtgtgtgtgcatctgggtgtgtgtgtgtgtgtgtgcgcatctgggtgtgtgtgtgtgtgtgtgcgcatctgggtgtgtgtgtgtgtgtgtgtgtgtgcatctgggtgtgtgtgtgtgcatctgtgtgtgtgtgtgtgtgtgtgtgccatctgggtgtgtgtgtgtgtgtgtgcatctgtgtaggGAGCTCTCCTCAGGTGGATCTCCCCCAGGGTCAGATGGACTCTCTGCTGTCCATCATCtctagccagagagagagattccgcTCACggaaccaggagctggaggccgtaagtacacacacacacacacacacacacacacacacacacacacacacacacacacacacacatgtacacacacacacacacacacacacacacacacatgtacacacacacatgtacacacacacacacacacacatgtacacacacacacacatgtacacacacacacacacacacacatgtacacacacacacatgcgtacacacacatgtacacacacacacacacacacacacatgtacacacacacacatgtacacacacacacatgtacacacacacacacacacacacacacatgtacacacacacacacacgtacacacacacacacacacacacacacgtacacacacacacacacacatacacatatatacacacacacacatacacatgtacacacacacacacacacacatgtacacacacatacacgcacatgtacacacacacacacacatgtacacacacacgtacacacacacacacacacgtacacacacacacacatacacacatacacacatgtacatgtacacacacacacacacacacgtacacacacacacacacacacacacacacacatatgtacacacacacacacacacacacacgcacgcacgcacacacacacacacacacacacacaagtacacaaacacacacacacacacacacacacacacacacacacatgtacacacacacacacacacacacacacacacacacactctcacacacacacacacgcgcacacacacacacactctcacacacacacacacacactcatgcacactcactattatagtcattttacatgtatgtatgagagggtatagtcgtgtatgtgagagagtatagtagtgtatgtgaaggagtatagtagtgtatgtgagagagtatagtagtgtatagtgtgtgtatagtagtgtatgtgagagagtacactctcacacatacactactatactccttcacatacactactatacacacactatacactctcacctacacacacacacacacactctctctcctacacacacactctcacctacacacacacacacactctctctcctacacacacgctctctctctcctacacacacacacacacacacacacacacacacacgcacacacgcacacacacacacacacatgctctctatacacacacacacacacacacacacacacacacacagacacacagacagactctgacacacactttaaacgctgtgcgtgtgtgtgtgtgtgtgtgtgtgtgtgtgtgtgtgcgtgtgtgtgcgtgtggtgtgtgtgtgtgtgtgtgtgtctgtgtgtgcgtgtggtgtgtgtgtgtgcgtgtgtgtgtggtgtgtgcgtgtgtgcgcgtgtggtgtgtgtgtgtgtgtgtgtgtgtgtgcgtgtggtgtgtgcgtgtggtgtgtgcgtgtggtgtgtgtatgtgtgtgtgtgtgtgtgtgtgtgtgtgtatgtgtgtgtgtgtggtgtgtgtgtgcgtgtggtgtgtgtgtgtgtgtctcaggagaGCCGTACTACGCAGCAGACTCTGCTGGCCCTACAGACGGAGCTGGACAGCCTCCGCGCCGACAACATCAAACTCTACGAGAAGATCAAGTTCCTGCAGAGCTATGCAGGCAGAGTGagtatatacacatgcacacgctcacacacacacacacacaccacacacaccacacatacacacacacaccacacacacacacatacacacacacacaccacacacacacacaccacacaccacacacatacaccacacacacacacacacacacatacacacacacacacacacacacacacacacacaccacacacacacacatacacacacacacacacacacacaccacacacacacacatacacacacacacaccacacacacacacacacacacacacacacaccacacacacacacacacacacacacacacagcagcaagtgtgtgagtgctgaTGCTCATGTGGTGTCTCCCCCTGCAGGCTGGGAGCAGCGATGACACGGTGATGCGCTACTCCTCCCAGTACGAAGAGAGGCTGGACCCCTTCTCATCCTTCAGCAagagggtgcgtgtgtgtgtgtgtgtgtgtgtgtgtgtgtgcgtgtgtgtgtgtgtgtgtgtgtgtgtgtgtgtgtgagtgtgactgtgtgtgtgtgtgtgtgtgtgtgtgtgtgtgtgtgtgtgtgtgtgtgcgtgtgtgtgtgtgtgtgagttgtgtgagtgagtgagtgtgtgtgtgtgtgtgtgtgtgagtgtgtgagtgtgtgtgtgtgtgcgtgcgagtgagtgagtgtgtgtgtgtgtgagtatgtatgtctgtgtgtgtgtgtgagagagagaggaaaaacctgtgtgtgttgttagcaTGCATATATGTTGAAACAGTCTGCTTGTTtttaactttgtgtgtgtgtgtgtctgtgatcagGAGCGTCAACGCAGATACCTGAACCTCAGCCCCTGGGATAAAGCAACACTGAGTCTGGTGAATAaccaacacgcacacaaacacatacacacacacacacacacacacacatgcacatatacacatacacgcacacacacacacatatacacacacacacacatatagacacacgcacacatatacatacatatactgtacacacacacacacacacacacatatacacacacacatgcacatatacacatacacgcacacacatatacacacacacacacatatagacacacgcacacatatacacacatatactgtacacacacacacacacacacatatacacacacacatgcacatatacacatacacgcacacacacacacatatacacacacacacacatatagacacacgcacacatatacatacatatactgtacacacacatatacacacacacacgcacgcacgcgcacacacacacacacatatacacacacacacgcacatatacacacacacacgcacatatacacacacacacggacatatacacacacacacatatatacacacacacacatatacacacacgcacgcacatatacgcacgcacatatacacatatacacacacacacgcacatatacacatatatacacacacacacacatatacacacacacacgcacatatacgcacgcacatatacaaacacacatatacacacacacatatacacacacacacgcacatatacgcACGCACATATACGCACGCACATATGCTGAGGCCCCCTTGGCACCCCCTCCCGGCCCTATTTTGAAAACCACTGATCTAAACGATTATCAGGCCTACATCACCAAACACTAATATGATTACTATTACTGATGACTACCACGctaaaaaacatgtaaacattagttcaatatgcctctttgtggaagagtggaatatttttgaaaggctttatttctttctgtttttgttaacctatccttgtggaatagtggaatattttttgttaacttttcAGTTAAAgtaaattattatataaccttttacacatttgttgaaccatggtgcTAATAagaactacaggatagtaagaactgaactgttgcttaatttatccaatttccaccaccatgGAAAAAGTGGgctggtcttgggcctgaaactcccgggctgaaaaatGGTCCCACTCCAGCCCtggtatggggtattcttagtcatgtttttcattccatgatgcacctaatttgacatatctggactgcagacaggccattttagtacctggactcttcctctatggagaatactgtttaaatatgtgcagaattcattttggcattgttttcctgaaatattcaaggtcttccctggaaaaagCATTGCCTGGCTGGCAGTATATgctgctcaaaacctgtatacatctttcagaattgattgtgccttgccagatgtgcaagatgctCATGCTGTAGACACTAATGCTCCTcaacaccgtcatagatgttggatttcgaactgagcactaaaacaagttggataggccctctcctctttagctcagatgagtccatgatttccaaaaagaattgcaaattttgattggtccaaCCACAGGAcgtttttccatgttacctcagtccattttaaacaaactCAGGTCCAGATAATACTGTggtatttctgtatcatgtctaaacACAATTTTGGCTGTTACATGGTAAAGGATACACTAGCATTTCtaaattgagtatcaaactgtacTCATGGACAATGGTTCTCAGAgcttttcctgagcccatacaatgattttctccacagaaacaggtctggttttaatgcagttccaacattttgttacccccgtcccaacttttttttaaatgtgttgctggtatcaaattcaaaatgaatatatattttccatgaaatagtcaaatttcattttcaacatttgatacagcatgcaactaaatatgagtttacggATAATTTGCAGATTAAATATGAGTTTACGGATAATTTGCAGATTAAATATGAGTTTACGGATAATTTGCAGATTAAATATGAGTTTACGGATAATTTGCAGATTAAATATGAGTTTACGGAtaatttgcagattattacattctgtttttatttgcattttacaaaacgtcCCAACCTTTTCTGATTTGGAgttgtacacacatacagtacacacacatataatcacaTACACCCGCACATattcacgcatacacacacatatagaatgGGGggaataagtatttgaacccatgctaaagttgactaaaaagatgaatataaaataatctgttagaaattgatcttaatgccttaataaaaaaaaaatattaaaaatccAACCCGAACATCAATTTtagtgaatgaagaatgtatcgtaaataaataaatgttcttccttaaaatacaggggtaatAAGTATTcgacccctatgttaaattcctatagaggcaggcagatttttttattttgaaaggccACTTATTTTATGGAtgcaggatactatgcatcctgataaagtcccCTTGgcttttggaattaaaatatccCTACATcaccacatacccttcaccatacatagagattggcatggtgtgttttttttgttgttgttaagtctattagctggtttgatgttcATTGAGTTCAATGCAAATCgaaccgcgtgtgtgtgtgtgtctcgctcTCTCAGGGTCGGGTCATCTTGTCCAGTAAGACGGCTCGGACTGTTGCCTTCTTCTACACCCTCTTCCTGCACTGCCTGGTCTTCCTGGTGAGTCACATGACCTTCCCATCATGCACTGCACCAAAACTCATCTCATCTTAGAATTGCtatctcacctgtgtgtgtgtctgtgtgtgtgtctgtgtgtctgtgtgtgtgtgtgtctgtgtgtgtgtgtgtttgtatgtgtgtgtgtcctccccaGGTGCTGTATAAGACTGCGTGGAGTGAGAGCATCGGTCGGGACTGTGCTGCATTCTGTGCAAAGAAGTGAGTTCATATTCTTaacagctttgtgtgtgtgtgtgtgtgtgtgtactcatgtacatacatgcatgtgtgtgtttgaaagagagagctttgtctgtgtgttcttGTTGACCCTCAGCTTCAGTCTAACATTCTGAACTGTGCTGTGAACTGAAGCTTCATACTAACATCAGTCCTGCTTTAgtgtttcatttcaaatactctTTAatcttctccctttctccctctctctctatctccctctctctctcactctctcactctctctctctctctctctctcaggtactCTGATCATCTCCATCGTTTCCATGAGGATGGGGGAAATGGTGACATGTGGCAGTGATGTCATCACCTTAGgcccctcccaccccctccccagAGCACGAGCATCAGACTCAGAagatctgcttgtgtgtgtgtgtgtgtgtgagtgtgagtgaggccCTGTATGTGAATATTCTTCTCGCGCTCTGTAGCAGTGATGGGCCTCTCTGGGTCAGAAGAGATTTAAGACTTTCACTCTATTCCGCTCTATCTGGACACTT contains these protein-coding regions:
- the cux1b gene encoding cut-like homeobox 1b, with the translated sequence MCVCVFIMCVCVCIMGVCVLAGRYAQLQLEFSSAVRTSSEQKQLILKLEQDLSTVQSLNMPRPDAEGSDLTSMDMIPEPIKEATALFSGSSPQVDLPQGQMDSLLSIISSQRERFRSRNQELEAESRTTQQTLLALQTELDSLRADNIKLYEKIKFLQSYAGRAGSSDDTVMRYSSQYEERLDPFSSFSKRERQRRYLNLSPWDKATLSLGRVILSSKTARTVAFFYTLFLHCLVFLVLYKTAWSESIGRDCAAFCAKKYSDHLHRFHEDGGNGDMWQ